The following proteins are encoded in a genomic region of Acidobacteriota bacterium:
- a CDS encoding amidohydrolase yields the protein MRNVIVVPLVLMVAGLAAVELNAAPRPEIDAQIEALAQQCIALRRTFHQYPELSNREVETSRRIADQLRHIGIPIETGIARTGIVGDIRGGLPGPTVAVRADIDALPIEETIDVPYKSRNPGVKHACGHDSHIAIGLTVAEVLWKNRETLPGRVIMIFQPAEEGPPPGEKGGAPLMLEEGIFEKYEPEAIFALHAWPALKAGTVGVRPGPFFASSDTFSIRVEGKQSHGAQPHLGVDPIVASAQIVTALQTIDARRVDPTEPVVVSIGIIRGGTRFNVIPPLVEMEGTLRTLSPAVRDLARDSIHQIVEDTAKAVGASASVSFADSSNPPTVNDPELSEMAIASLRSTLGSENVVMAGQQMVAEDFAHFAEAIPGFYYVLGVGNPERGITANLHTAEFDIDESALTVGAKAMTNLVLDYLEAGS from the coding sequence ATGCGAAACGTGATCGTCGTCCCACTCGTTCTGATGGTTGCCGGGCTCGCCGCGGTTGAGCTCAACGCCGCGCCCCGTCCCGAAATCGATGCCCAGATTGAAGCGCTCGCGCAGCAATGCATCGCGCTCCGCCGCACATTTCATCAGTACCCCGAGCTCTCCAACCGCGAGGTCGAAACATCCAGGCGGATCGCAGATCAGCTCCGACACATCGGCATCCCGATCGAGACCGGCATCGCGCGCACCGGAATCGTCGGAGACATTCGAGGCGGACTGCCGGGACCAACCGTCGCGGTCCGCGCCGACATCGATGCTCTTCCGATCGAGGAGACGATCGACGTTCCGTACAAGTCGCGTAATCCGGGCGTGAAGCACGCGTGCGGACACGACTCGCACATCGCGATCGGGCTGACCGTGGCGGAGGTCCTCTGGAAGAACCGGGAGACGCTCCCGGGACGGGTGATCATGATCTTCCAGCCCGCCGAGGAGGGGCCGCCGCCGGGCGAGAAGGGAGGGGCGCCGCTGATGCTCGAGGAGGGGATCTTCGAAAAGTATGAGCCGGAAGCGATCTTCGCGCTCCACGCGTGGCCGGCGCTCAAAGCCGGAACCGTCGGCGTTCGGCCGGGACCATTCTTCGCCTCGTCGGACACCTTCTCGATCCGCGTCGAAGGAAAGCAGAGCCACGGCGCGCAGCCGCATCTCGGCGTCGACCCGATCGTCGCGTCCGCGCAGATCGTCACGGCGCTCCAGACGATCGATGCCCGCCGCGTCGATCCCACCGAGCCGGTCGTCGTCTCGATCGGGATCATTCGGGGCGGAACGCGCTTCAACGTCATTCCGCCGCTCGTGGAAATGGAGGGAACCCTCCGGACGCTGTCACCGGCGGTGCGCGACCTCGCCCGCGACTCGATCCATCAGATCGTGGAGGACACTGCGAAAGCCGTCGGAGCATCGGCCTCGGTGTCGTTCGCGGACTCTTCGAATCCCCCAACGGTGAACGATCCGGAGCTCTCGGAGATGGCAATCGCCTCGCTCCGTTCGACACTCGGCAGCGAGAACGTCGTCATGGCCGGCCAGCAGATGGTGGCCGAGGACTTTGCGCACTTTGCCGAGGCAATTCCGGGGTTCTATTACGTGCTGGGCGTCGGCAATCCGGAACGAGGCATCACGGCGAACCTGCACACCGCGGAGTTCGACATCGATGAGAGCGCGCTGACCGTCGGCGCAAAGGCAATGACGAACCTCGTCCTCGATTACCTCGAAGCGGGAAGCTGA